From the genome of Nicotiana sylvestris chromosome 2, ASM39365v2, whole genome shotgun sequence, one region includes:
- the LOC104237040 gene encoding LOW QUALITY PROTEIN: F-box/FBD/LRR-repeat protein At3g26920-like (The sequence of the model RefSeq protein was modified relative to this genomic sequence to represent the inferred CDS: substituted 2 bases at 2 genomic stop codons) → MKDHFDHFLASRHSRKNGGCSNSSNSSTLRYSSMSKKQKNRVTGVEKPLDRISQLPEALLVQILSLLPTKDAVASCVLSQRWRYLWNSIDSFLFVGSNFKKAENFISFVDHVLMHSTCPKIKKFHLHLDYTSDLNFEWRISRWISFAVERKVEDVVLCXFDXDLTYKLPLSVCTCSSLITLDWSCCVFGKGSVIEWKSLKTLKLNYIVLDDDDIVNLLSNCPSLGTLELSFF, encoded by the coding sequence ATGAAGGACCATTTTGATCATTTTCTCGCTTCACGCCATTCTAGAAAAAATGGCGGTTGTAGTAATAGTAGCAATAGTAGTACTTTGAGATATTCATCAATGTCGAAGAAACAAAAGAATAGAGTCACTGGAGTTGAAAAACCTCTAGATCGTATCAGTCAGTTGCCGGAGGCACTCCTGGTACAAATTCTATCTCTTTTGCCAACCAAAGATGCGGTGGCATCATGTGTTCTCTCACAAAGGTGGCGTTATCTTTGGAATTCAATTGATAGTTTCCTTTTCGTTGGTAGTAATTTCAAGAAAGCTGAAAACTTTATATCCTTTGTGGACCATGTTTTGATGCATTCCACTTGtcccaaaataaaaaaattccatCTCCATTTAGATTACACCTCCGATTTGAACTTTGAGTGGAGAATCAGTCGATGGATTAGTTTCGCTGTGGAAAGGAAAGTGGAAGATGTTGTATTGTGTTAATTCGATTAAGATCTCACTTATAAATTGCCTCTATCTGTTTGCACTTGTTCGTCATTGATTACATTGGATTGGAGTTGTTGCGTATTTGGTAAAGGATCGGTCATAGAGTGGAAGTCGCTAAAGACCCTGAAGTTGAACTATATTGTGTTAGATGATGACGATATTGTGAACTTACTGTCAAATTGTCCTTCTTTGGGAACTCTGGAGTTGTCTTTCTTTTGA